The proteins below are encoded in one region of Bosea sp. BIWAKO-01:
- a CDS encoding DUF1236 domain-containing protein, with amino-acid sequence MMKTLAFAAALAVLPASVFAQSSGPIIPDPAGGTTRDPALGVGTVQVPMMRDPAGGTMIDDSPRFRTYVIEQRLPSYSYGRPVAVGTILPDEGIVYREVPAEYGAPGYRYTVVNERAVVVEPRTRRIIQLID; translated from the coding sequence ATGATGAAGACACTTGCATTCGCCGCGGCGCTTGCCGTGCTGCCCGCCTCCGTTTTCGCCCAGAGCAGCGGGCCAATCATTCCCGATCCGGCCGGCGGCACGACGCGCGATCCGGCGCTTGGCGTCGGGACGGTTCAGGTTCCGATGATGCGCGACCCAGCCGGCGGCACCATGATCGACGACTCCCCGCGCTTCCGGACCTATGTGATCGAGCAGCGCCTGCCGTCCTATAGTTATGGCCGCCCGGTCGCGGTCGGCACGATCCTGCCCGACGAAGGCATCGTCTATCGCGAGGTTCCGGCCGAATATGGCGCGCCGGGCTATCGCTACACCGTGGTGAACGAGCGCGCCGTCGTGGTTGAGCCGCGCACCCGTCGCATCATTCAGCTCATCGACTGA
- a CDS encoding response regulator, giving the protein MRKCVLVVEDDTLIRMDTVDTVEDAGFEAIEAANADEAINQLAANPAIGIMITDIEMPGSMNGVRLAYAVRDRWPPVEIIVVSGQMMPGRGALPERARFIAKPFRPSQIEAALRAAA; this is encoded by the coding sequence GTGAGAAAATGCGTTCTCGTCGTCGAAGATGACACTCTCATCCGCATGGATACCGTCGATACCGTCGAGGATGCCGGCTTCGAAGCGATCGAGGCGGCAAATGCCGACGAAGCCATCAACCAGCTCGCAGCCAATCCGGCGATCGGGATCATGATCACCGATATCGAGATGCCCGGCTCGATGAATGGTGTCCGACTTGCATATGCGGTCAGGGACCGCTGGCCGCCGGTCGAAATCATCGTGGTGTCCGGACAAATGATGCCGGGTCGAGGCGCATTGCCCGAGCGCGCGCGCTTCATCGCCAAGCCATTCCGGCCAAGCCAGATCGAGGCAGCGTTGCGCGCTGCTGCGTAG
- a CDS encoding response regulator: MKRSQLPGASRRSLGLEPVVAFGLAGAIAFFLISGIVAFFNLQALRNGSERVIQTHQVIVALERLMSQAQDAETGQRGFLLTGDERYLDPYNAAVSAIPAQLDEISERTRENPSQGPRIAALRRQVGTKLAELKETIELRRAQGIDAAMAVVSSDRGKLAMDAIRSQIAAIAQEEGETRAKRLVEMADAQKTALVSGLLSGLLGLLLTLSIGFLVRRATLARRQEEWLQSGQVGLASAMMGDPQAEQLGNSILAFLAQYLGAVAGALFVVDRAVFRRAATYGIPEDAPIVTQFKLREGLLGQAASEKRTVLIGEVPDGYLAFGSALGQDKPKHLVILPASVDGTVNAVIELGFLRPVDDGVMKLLQFASNAVAIAVRSAKYRGELQDLLEETQRQSEELQTQSEELRVSNEELEEQGRALKESQMRLEQQQAELEQTNSQLEEQTQQLETQRDDLEQVNAAIQVKAREVEQASRYKSDFLANMSHELRTPLNSSLILAKLLADNPDDNLSEEQVKYAQTIQSSGNDLLNLINDILDLSKIEAGHVEIRPETVSLERLTGNLRQLFHPVAQGKTLDFLVDVAADCPASIETDPQRLEQVLKNLLSNAFKFTERGQVRVSIHPAGKGQIALSVSDTGIGIAEEQQRSVFEAFHQADGTISRKYGGTGLGLSISRQLAHLLGGTITLESREGQGSTFTITIPEIYDPAKVGPRESRETIRAVPTLVNAEAPRAAVLPRRHTVEDDRDAPSDAKRVLLVIEDDDSFAAILRDLTREMGFRSLVAGTAAEALGLAREFMPSAIILDVGLPDQSGLSVLDRLKSDVQTRHIPIHIVSAGDHAETALALGAVGYVLKPVKREQLVEVFEKLEKKLSPRVHRVLIVEDDLVQREAVATLLTSHDVETVTAGTAAECLKLLKEETFDCMVLDLSLPDASGYSLLETLSQESAYAFPPVIVYTGRDLSADDEQRLRRYSKSIIIKGAKSPERLLDEVSLFLHQVVSQLPAEQQKMIRKARSRDALLEGRRILVVEDDVRNVYALTNILEPRGAIIEIARNGREALEALERSAKQSGPRIELVLMDVMMPVMDGLTATREIRRNPDLAKLPVIALTAKAMPDDQQRCIEAGANDYMAKPLDVEKLLSLVRVWMPR, translated from the coding sequence ATGAAACGAAGCCAACTGCCCGGCGCCTCCAGGCGAAGCTTGGGCCTCGAGCCTGTCGTCGCTTTCGGCCTTGCCGGCGCGATCGCATTTTTCCTGATCAGCGGAATCGTCGCCTTTTTCAATCTGCAGGCCCTGCGCAACGGGAGCGAACGGGTCATTCAGACCCATCAGGTCATCGTCGCGCTCGAGCGATTGATGTCCCAGGCGCAAGACGCCGAAACAGGCCAGCGCGGCTTCCTGCTGACAGGCGATGAACGCTATCTCGATCCCTACAATGCCGCCGTGTCGGCGATTCCAGCCCAGCTCGACGAGATCTCGGAGCGAACCCGCGAAAATCCGTCACAGGGCCCGCGGATCGCTGCGCTGAGACGACAAGTCGGCACCAAACTCGCAGAACTCAAGGAAACGATCGAGCTGCGCCGAGCCCAGGGGATCGACGCGGCGATGGCCGTCGTCAGCTCGGACCGCGGAAAACTGGCCATGGACGCCATCCGCTCGCAGATTGCCGCGATCGCCCAGGAAGAGGGCGAAACGCGCGCGAAGCGCCTCGTCGAGATGGCCGACGCCCAGAAGACCGCGCTGGTGAGCGGCCTCCTTTCAGGCCTGCTCGGGTTACTCCTGACGCTGTCCATCGGCTTTCTGGTCCGCAGGGCAACGCTCGCGCGCAGGCAGGAGGAGTGGCTTCAATCAGGCCAGGTCGGGCTGGCCTCCGCCATGATGGGCGATCCGCAGGCCGAGCAGCTCGGAAACAGCATTCTCGCATTTCTGGCGCAGTATCTCGGCGCAGTCGCAGGAGCGCTCTTCGTCGTCGATCGCGCGGTTTTCCGGCGCGCTGCGACCTATGGCATTCCCGAGGACGCCCCGATTGTCACGCAATTCAAGCTCAGGGAAGGCTTGCTGGGCCAGGCGGCGAGCGAGAAGCGGACCGTGCTCATCGGCGAGGTTCCCGACGGCTACCTCGCCTTCGGCTCCGCCCTGGGACAGGACAAGCCGAAACATCTCGTCATCCTGCCCGCCAGCGTCGACGGAACCGTCAATGCCGTGATCGAGCTTGGGTTCCTCCGCCCGGTCGACGACGGCGTCATGAAGCTGCTGCAGTTCGCCTCCAACGCGGTGGCGATCGCTGTCCGTTCGGCCAAGTATCGCGGCGAGCTCCAGGACCTGCTCGAGGAGACGCAGCGCCAATCGGAGGAATTGCAGACCCAGAGCGAGGAATTGCGCGTCTCGAACGAGGAACTGGAGGAGCAAGGCCGGGCGCTCAAGGAGTCGCAGATGCGGCTCGAGCAGCAGCAGGCCGAGCTCGAACAGACCAATTCGCAGCTGGAGGAGCAGACCCAGCAGCTGGAGACGCAGCGCGACGATCTCGAACAGGTCAATGCGGCCATACAGGTCAAGGCGCGGGAGGTGGAGCAGGCGAGCCGCTACAAGTCGGACTTTCTTGCCAACATGTCGCACGAGCTGCGCACGCCGCTCAATTCATCGCTGATCCTGGCCAAGCTCCTGGCGGATAATCCCGACGACAATCTGAGCGAGGAGCAGGTCAAATATGCCCAGACGATCCAGTCCTCCGGCAATGACCTGCTGAACCTGATCAACGACATCCTCGATCTTTCGAAGATCGAGGCCGGCCATGTGGAAATCAGGCCCGAAACCGTTTCCCTGGAGCGGTTGACCGGCAATCTTCGGCAGCTGTTTCACCCTGTCGCCCAGGGCAAGACGCTGGATTTTCTCGTCGACGTGGCGGCGGACTGCCCCGCGAGCATCGAAACGGATCCGCAGCGGCTGGAACAGGTTCTGAAAAATCTCCTGTCCAACGCCTTCAAGTTCACGGAACGGGGGCAGGTCCGCGTCTCGATCCACCCGGCCGGCAAAGGGCAGATCGCCCTGTCCGTGTCGGACACCGGCATCGGCATCGCCGAGGAGCAGCAGCGCAGCGTCTTCGAAGCGTTTCATCAGGCCGATGGCACCATCAGCCGCAAATATGGTGGCACCGGCCTCGGCCTTTCGATCTCGCGACAGCTCGCCCACCTGCTCGGCGGCACGATCACGCTCGAGAGCCGCGAGGGACAGGGAAGCACCTTCACCATCACCATTCCCGAAATCTATGATCCGGCGAAGGTCGGCCCCCGGGAGTCGCGCGAAACCATTCGCGCCGTGCCCACGCTCGTGAATGCGGAGGCGCCCCGGGCCGCGGTCCTGCCACGCAGGCACACGGTCGAGGACGACCGCGATGCGCCATCCGATGCCAAGCGCGTCCTGTTGGTGATCGAGGACGACGATTCCTTCGCCGCCATCCTGCGCGATCTCACGCGCGAAATGGGATTCCGTTCGCTGGTCGCGGGAACCGCCGCGGAGGCCCTAGGCCTGGCCAGGGAGTTCATGCCGAGCGCAATCATCCTCGATGTCGGCCTGCCGGACCAGTCGGGCCTTTCCGTGCTGGACCGGCTCAAGAGCGACGTCCAGACCCGCCATATTCCGATTCACATCGTCTCGGCTGGAGATCACGCCGAAACCGCGCTCGCGCTGGGCGCGGTCGGATATGTGCTCAAGCCAGTCAAGCGCGAGCAGCTGGTCGAGGTTTTCGAGAAGCTGGAGAAAAAGCTGTCCCCGCGGGTGCATCGCGTCCTCATCGTCGAGGACGACCTGGTGCAGCGCGAGGCGGTCGCAACGCTGCTGACCTCCCATGATGTCGAGACAGTGACCGCAGGGACTGCAGCCGAATGCCTCAAGCTCCTCAAGGAAGAGACATTCGATTGCATGGTGCTCGACCTGTCGCTGCCCGATGCGTCCGGCTATTCGCTGCTGGAGACGCTGAGCCAGGAGAGCGCCTACGCCTTTCCGCCGGTCATCGTCTATACCGGCCGCGACCTCTCGGCGGATGACGAACAGCGGCTCCGCCGCTACTCGAAATCGATCATCATCAAGGGCGCGAAATCGCCCGAGCGCCTGCTCGACGAGGTCAGCCTCTTCCTTCACCAGGTGGTCTCCCAACTGCCGGCCGAGCAGCAGAAGATGATCCGCAAGGCGCGAAGCAGGGATGCCCTGCTCGAGGGGCGGCGCATCCTTGTCGTCGAGGACGACGTCCGCAACGTCTATGCGCTGACCAACATCCTCGAACCCCGGGGGGCGATCATCGAGATCGCCCGCAACGGCCGCGAGGCCCTGGAGGCGCTCGAACGATCCGCGAAGCAATCCGGCCCCAGGATCGAACTCGTCCTCATGGACGTGATGATGCCGGTCATGGACGGGCTCACCGCCACGCGCGAGATCCGCAGGAACCCGGACCTGGCGAAGCTGCCGGTCATCGCGCTGACGGCGAAGGCCATGCCCGACGATCAGCAGCGCTGCATCGAGGCGGGGGCCAATGACTACATGGCCAAGCCCCTGGATGTCGAAAAGCTCCTGTCGCTCGTGCGGGTCTGGATGCCGCGATGA
- a CDS encoding protein-glutamate O-methyltransferase CheR, producing the protein MKEALASEAIEAIEIRLLLEALYARYHYDFRNYAMASIKRRLKQARDQLGFASFSALQESLLHDAAVLPRLLGYLTVQVSEMFRDPSYFRAIREKVVPHLRTYPSLKVWIAGCSGGEELYSLVILFREEGLEERTLFYATDINQEALRSAEAGVFAMERVPLFTENHRQSGGKSSLSDYYHAAYGRVSFDKSLRRNVVFSDHSLVTDAVFAEMQLISCRNVLIYFDRTFQDRALGLFKDSLARKGFLGLGAKESLRFSEHAGAFTDFVREDKIYQRRSE; encoded by the coding sequence ATGAAGGAGGCGCTCGCATCCGAGGCGATCGAAGCGATTGAGATACGACTTCTGCTCGAGGCGCTATACGCTCGGTATCATTATGATTTCCGCAATTACGCGATGGCCTCGATCAAGCGCCGCCTCAAGCAGGCCAGGGACCAGCTGGGCTTCGCCAGCTTTTCGGCGTTGCAGGAGAGCCTGCTGCATGACGCGGCCGTTCTGCCGCGGCTTCTCGGATATCTGACCGTTCAGGTCAGCGAGATGTTCCGCGATCCGAGTTATTTTCGCGCGATCCGGGAAAAGGTCGTGCCGCATCTGCGGACCTATCCCTCGCTCAAGGTCTGGATCGCCGGCTGCAGCGGCGGCGAGGAGCTCTATTCCCTGGTCATCCTGTTCCGGGAAGAAGGCCTCGAGGAGCGCACGCTGTTCTATGCCACCGACATCAACCAGGAGGCGCTCCGTTCGGCCGAGGCCGGCGTCTTCGCCATGGAGCGGGTGCCGCTGTTCACTGAGAATCATCGCCAGTCCGGGGGAAAGTCATCCCTGTCCGATTATTATCATGCCGCCTATGGCAGGGTTTCGTTCGACAAGAGCCTGCGCCGCAATGTCGTGTTTTCCGACCATAGCCTGGTGACGGACGCGGTCTTCGCCGAGATGCAGCTGATCTCGTGCCGTAACGTCCTGATCTATTTCGATCGCACCTTCCAGGACCGGGCGCTGGGCCTGTTCAAGGACTCGCTCGCACGAAAGGGCTTCCTCGGGCTCGGCGCCAAGGAAAGCCTGCGCTTCTCCGAGCATGCCGGCGCCTTCACGGATTTCGTGCGCGAGGACAAAATCTATCAGAGGCGCAGCGAATGA
- a CDS encoding chemotaxis protein CheB, producing MSADRAEAVVIGASAGALEALSVILPALPAGFRLPVIVVVHVPPNRRSMLAELFDAKCRIPVREAEDKEPIEAGTVYFAPPDYHLLVEMDRCLSLSSDEPVLFSRPSIDVLFESAADAYGPALIAIVLTGANQDGANGMRAIVKAGGTALVQDPASAFASAMPEAAIAACPSAHIMTLDALAALLKEI from the coding sequence ATGAGTGCGGACCGAGCCGAGGCCGTGGTGATCGGCGCCTCCGCAGGGGCGCTGGAAGCGCTGTCCGTGATCCTTCCCGCACTGCCTGCCGGATTTCGATTGCCGGTGATCGTGGTCGTCCATGTGCCGCCGAACCGGCGCAGCATGCTGGCAGAGCTGTTCGACGCCAAGTGCCGAATTCCGGTGCGAGAGGCGGAAGACAAGGAACCGATCGAGGCCGGCACGGTCTATTTCGCCCCGCCCGACTACCATCTACTGGTCGAAATGGATCGGTGCCTGTCGCTCTCCAGCGACGAACCCGTCCTGTTCTCGCGGCCTTCGATCGATGTCCTGTTCGAAAGCGCGGCCGATGCCTACGGCCCTGCCCTGATCGCCATCGTTCTGACTGGCGCCAATCAGGACGGAGCGAACGGGATGCGGGCCATTGTCAAAGCGGGCGGCACTGCGCTCGTTCAAGACCCAGCCAGCGCCTTTGCATCCGCGATGCCCGAAGCGGCCATAGCGGCCTGCCCCAGCGCTCACATCATGACACTCGACGCCCTCGCGGCGCTTTTAAAGGAGATTTGA
- a CDS encoding response regulator yields MGPVSFLLVDDLEDNLVSLEGLLRREGLVLLKARSGDEALELLLENDVALALVDVQMPGLNGFELAELMRGNERTRRVPIIFVTAGSADGRRRFRGYEAGAVDFIQKPIEPDILRSKAEVFFELYRQRQQIAAQRDELAAQAKALEEAGRRKDASLLTLTQDISLHEHARAQQDVLLREVNHRIKNLFSLTAGLISLSARSSRNVQELAADLTSRLQALGRAHDLTLPDLSQNGVSEAGTTVLALTRAILAPHEHSQDSRITLTGADVELSANVLSSLALLLHELTTNAAKYGALSTPGGRLTIDISAADGLLHVKWDECGSSPQARSGLHEGFGATLERALLRGMSGAISREWKDDGLSLSLRIPLAKLAS; encoded by the coding sequence ATGGGTCCTGTCTCATTCCTGCTGGTCGACGACCTTGAGGACAACCTCGTCTCCCTGGAAGGCCTTTTGCGGCGCGAAGGCCTTGTTCTGCTGAAGGCGCGGTCGGGCGACGAGGCGCTTGAACTGCTGCTCGAGAACGATGTCGCGCTGGCGCTTGTGGACGTCCAGATGCCGGGCCTGAACGGTTTCGAGCTGGCGGAACTGATGCGCGGCAACGAGCGAACCCGGCGCGTCCCGATCATCTTCGTCACCGCCGGCAGCGCCGATGGCCGCCGCCGCTTTCGCGGCTACGAGGCCGGCGCGGTCGATTTCATCCAAAAACCGATCGAGCCCGACATCCTGCGCAGCAAGGCCGAGGTCTTCTTCGAACTGTACCGGCAGCGGCAACAGATCGCGGCTCAGCGAGACGAGCTGGCCGCGCAGGCCAAGGCCCTCGAAGAAGCCGGGCGTCGCAAGGACGCGTCCCTCCTCACCCTGACGCAGGATATCAGCCTGCATGAGCATGCGCGGGCGCAGCAGGACGTGCTTCTGCGCGAGGTCAATCACCGCATCAAGAATCTCTTCAGCCTGACGGCAGGACTGATCTCACTCAGTGCGAGATCGTCCAGGAACGTCCAGGAGCTCGCCGCCGATCTGACATCGCGACTGCAGGCGCTCGGTCGTGCCCACGACCTCACCCTGCCCGACCTGAGCCAGAATGGCGTCTCAGAAGCCGGGACGACGGTTCTCGCCCTGACCCGGGCGATCCTGGCGCCTCACGAACACAGTCAGGACTCGCGCATCACGCTGACCGGTGCCGACGTGGAGCTCTCCGCCAACGTGTTGTCGTCGCTGGCCCTTCTGCTGCACGAGTTGACGACGAACGCCGCGAAATATGGCGCCCTGTCTACGCCCGGGGGGCGGTTGACCATCGATATCAGCGCCGCCGACGGCCTTCTCCATGTGAAATGGGACGAGTGCGGGTCCTCTCCCCAGGCCAGATCCGGGTTGCACGAGGGCTTTGGAGCGACGCTTGAAAGGGCCCTGCTGAGGGGCATGAGCGGTGCGATCTCGCGAGAGTGGAAAGACGACGGGCTTTCCCTTTCCCTGCGAATTCCGCTGGCTAAGCTCGCGAGTTGA